In Methanosarcina barkeri MS, a single window of DNA contains:
- a CDS encoding tryptophan--tRNA ligase, which produces MTNKLDPWSSSEINDYSKLFEEFGISPFDNVLPEIPSPHMYMRRRVIFGHRDYEQIADAMRTGAPFSVMDGFMPSGKVHLGHKMVMDQIIWHQQMGASAFVGIADREAFSVRGFSWQKCREIGVEEYILSLIALGFKPDGLIYFQSGCESVKDLAFELGVKVNFSELSAIYGFSGETNLSHMISVATQAADILQPQLEEFGGPKPVVVPVGPDQDPHLRLTRGLAGKMSMFRVEERENANGGKYLSVRGKGAPKEALKELKKRIPGKVKLYEEHMDILQTPDYPFLERFVLQINHPEKKKCFTAELKDASKSASEIKLTRKILDEIVAEVAADFGGYAFIPPASTYHRFMSGLQGGKMSSSVPDSYIALTDDPKEGAKKVKRAKTGGCVTLEEQKKLGGKPDECSVFELMLFHLIGDDEELLEIRQECVSGTRMCGSCKQLAAEKMYEFLKDHQEKRELAKEHLDEYKIIYKK; this is translated from the coding sequence ATGGAGTTCAAGCGAGATTAATGACTATTCCAAGTTATTCGAAGAATTCGGGATTTCTCCATTTGATAATGTGCTTCCTGAAATCCCCTCCCCGCATATGTATATGCGGAGAAGAGTTATCTTCGGGCACCGTGATTACGAACAGATTGCCGATGCCATGAGGACGGGTGCCCCTTTTTCAGTTATGGACGGTTTTATGCCTTCAGGGAAGGTCCACCTCGGGCACAAGATGGTTATGGACCAGATAATCTGGCACCAGCAAATGGGAGCTTCAGCTTTTGTCGGGATTGCAGATAGAGAGGCTTTCTCAGTACGGGGTTTTTCCTGGCAGAAGTGCAGGGAAATCGGAGTAGAAGAATATATACTAAGTCTTATCGCTCTCGGTTTTAAGCCCGATGGCCTTATTTACTTTCAGTCAGGCTGTGAAAGCGTTAAAGACCTGGCATTTGAACTCGGGGTCAAGGTCAATTTCTCGGAACTGAGTGCAATCTATGGTTTTTCAGGAGAGACAAACCTATCCCATATGATCAGTGTAGCAACCCAGGCTGCCGATATTCTACAGCCCCAACTTGAAGAGTTTGGTGGACCAAAGCCGGTTGTAGTGCCTGTTGGACCTGACCAGGACCCTCACCTCCGACTTACAAGAGGGCTTGCGGGCAAGATGAGCATGTTCAGGGTAGAAGAGAGAGAAAACGCAAATGGAGGAAAATACCTGAGCGTGCGCGGCAAAGGGGCTCCAAAAGAAGCCTTAAAGGAGCTTAAAAAACGCATTCCAGGTAAAGTGAAACTCTATGAAGAGCACATGGACATACTTCAAACTCCTGACTATCCTTTCCTAGAAAGATTTGTTTTGCAAATAAACCATCCTGAGAAAAAGAAATGCTTCACAGCCGAGCTTAAAGATGCCTCGAAATCCGCCAGTGAAATTAAACTCACCCGAAAAATACTGGACGAAATTGTAGCTGAAGTAGCCGCTGACTTCGGAGGTTATGCTTTCATTCCCCCTGCATCTACCTATCACCGCTTTATGAGTGGGCTGCAGGGAGGAAAGATGTCGAGCAGTGTCCCTGACAGTTATATCGCTCTGACTGACGACCCGAAAGAAGGTGCAAAAAAGGTAAAGAGGGCAAAGACCGGTGGCTGTGTAACCCTGGAAGAACAGAAAAAACTTGGCGGAAAACCCGATGAATGTTCAGTCTTCGAACTGATGCTCTTCCACCTGATTGGAGACGATGAGGAATTATTGGAAATCAGGCAGGAATGCGTCTCAGGAACCAGGATGTGCGGCTCATGCAAGCAGCTTGCGGCCGAGAAGATGTATGAGTTCCTCAAGGACCATCAGGAAAAGCGGGAACTTGCAAAGGAACACCTCGATGAGTACAAAATAATATACAAAAAGTAA
- the pheS gene encoding phenylalanine--tRNA ligase subunit alpha → MSIQDNLTINEKKVLLALEEIGSAAPERLEEKSGLQVDAAMQAAFMLEEKGLVSVSEKVLERYSLTKEGEEYTKNGLPERQIIDFLKKPTSLEELRSHFSPKMVGIATGWLVKKGWAKVENGVIVPSGKVNAGKDEETLSAFTGKAKTLEELGSDKGTIKDLLKRKLVIKHEEKFRTVSITDAGNELATQGLVLEEEIAQLTPELLKSGAWKNKKFRPYRLDITPKPLYGAKIHPYRRLIEQMRQIFLEMGFAEIKGGIIQSSFWNFDALFQPQDHPARDMQDTFHLDSTCELPAEYFEKVAAMHEHGGEIDSCGWGGTWDKELSRRNVLRTHTTSVTVKYLADHPISPVKAFCIDRAYRRETIDPTHTPEFEQLEGVVMDKDMSFADLLGLLAEFYHRMGFEEVRFRPGYFPYTEPSVEPEVYVDGLGWVELGGAGVFRREVSEPLGIKDPVLAWGLGVSRLAMLKLGLKDLRLLYQSDIDWLRKSEVCRT, encoded by the coding sequence ATGAGTATTCAGGACAACCTCACAATCAACGAAAAAAAGGTCTTGCTTGCCCTTGAGGAAATAGGATCTGCTGCCCCCGAAAGGTTGGAGGAGAAATCAGGTTTGCAGGTGGATGCGGCAATGCAGGCAGCCTTCATGCTTGAGGAAAAAGGGCTGGTTTCAGTTTCCGAAAAGGTGCTTGAACGTTATTCCCTTACAAAAGAAGGAGAAGAGTACACAAAGAACGGGCTTCCGGAGCGCCAGATTATTGACTTTCTGAAAAAGCCTACTTCGCTTGAAGAGCTGAGGAGTCATTTTTCTCCAAAAATGGTAGGGATTGCAACCGGTTGGCTTGTAAAAAAAGGATGGGCAAAGGTTGAAAACGGAGTAATAGTGCCATCGGGAAAAGTGAATGCAGGAAAAGATGAGGAAACCCTTTCGGCTTTCACAGGCAAAGCAAAGACCCTTGAAGAGCTCGGGTCCGACAAAGGAACAATAAAGGACTTGCTCAAGCGGAAACTTGTCATAAAACACGAAGAAAAATTCAGGACTGTTTCCATAACTGATGCAGGAAACGAACTTGCTACCCAGGGTCTTGTCCTTGAAGAGGAAATTGCTCAACTTACACCCGAGTTACTGAAGAGCGGGGCCTGGAAGAACAAGAAGTTCAGGCCTTACCGTCTTGATATTACTCCCAAACCCCTTTACGGAGCCAAGATTCATCCTTACAGACGCCTTATAGAGCAGATGCGCCAGATCTTCCTGGAAATGGGTTTTGCCGAGATTAAAGGCGGGATCATCCAGAGTTCTTTCTGGAACTTCGATGCCCTTTTCCAGCCTCAGGACCACCCTGCAAGGGATATGCAGGATACCTTCCACCTTGACAGCACCTGCGAGCTTCCGGCTGAATACTTTGAAAAGGTTGCTGCAATGCACGAGCACGGAGGAGAAATCGATTCCTGCGGCTGGGGTGGAACCTGGGATAAGGAACTTTCCAGACGCAATGTGCTGAGAACCCATACAACATCCGTGACTGTCAAATATCTGGCTGACCACCCAATATCACCTGTAAAAGCTTTCTGCATTGACAGAGCTTACCGCAGGGAAACCATTGACCCTACTCATACTCCAGAATTCGAGCAGCTTGAAGGGGTTGTAATGGACAAGGATATGTCTTTTGCAGACCTGCTAGGCTTGCTGGCAGAATTCTACCACAGGATGGGCTTCGAAGAAGTTCGCTTCCGTCCCGGATATTTCCCATACACCGAACCAAGTGTGGAACCTGAGGTTTATGTTGACGGCTTGGGCTGGGTTGAACTTGGAGGGGCAGGCGTTTTCAGAAGAGAAGTTAGTGAACCTCTAGGGATTAAAGACCCTGTCCTTGCCTGGGGACTCGGAGTCAGCAGGCTTGCCATGCTGAAACTCGGGCTTAAAGATCTCAGACTCCTGTACCAGTCCGATATTGACTGGCTCAGAAAGAGCGAAGTTTGCAGGACCTGA
- a CDS encoding MFS transporter — translation MEKENKGKKNNSDLRTGENVSLLPILAVNFIGTLGFSIVLPFLVFLVNRLGGNAFIYGLASAMYPAFQLVGAPILGRWSDTYGRKKILFISQLGTLLSWIIFLVALFLPVISLFKIDSRVLGAFTVTLPLAVLFFARALDGLTGGNVSVANAYLADITAERDRSQNFGKMAISENLGFIVGPALAGILSLTMYGNVAPVLGAIVISLIGTFLIISYLPESKECAPGEPEEAEKVRKIFSYEIRECKTTFETKKPEFREIMRLQNIPYMLGLYFLIDLGYNVFYTAFPLHAISTLNWSIAKMGVYFTVLSGLLIIVQSTVLPRVSRKYSDAALIIFGSLMLGTNFLLLIPGNIFLTYLAAGFFALGDGLMWPSFLSLLSKVVGRKYQGTIQGIASSFGGLASITGLILGGLLYEKLAGASFLIAGLVIYTVFLLNFRLRHFEEQIILRNR, via the coding sequence ATGGAAAAGGAAAACAAAGGCAAGAAAAATAATTCAGACCTTCGTACAGGAGAAAACGTTTCCCTCCTTCCAATTCTTGCTGTAAATTTCATAGGCACGCTCGGGTTTAGTATTGTACTCCCGTTTCTGGTGTTTCTGGTTAACCGACTGGGAGGGAACGCTTTCATTTATGGGCTGGCAAGTGCGATGTATCCGGCTTTTCAGCTAGTAGGAGCCCCTATTCTGGGTAGGTGGTCTGATACTTACGGCCGTAAAAAGATACTTTTTATAAGCCAGCTAGGGACTCTTCTCTCATGGATTATCTTCCTTGTAGCTCTTTTTCTTCCGGTAATAAGCCTGTTTAAAATCGATTCAAGAGTTCTGGGAGCTTTTACCGTTACCCTGCCCCTTGCAGTGCTCTTTTTCGCCAGAGCCCTTGACGGGCTGACCGGAGGAAATGTATCGGTAGCCAATGCCTATCTGGCTGATATTACTGCAGAAAGAGATCGGAGCCAAAACTTCGGGAAAATGGCAATTTCCGAAAACCTGGGATTTATAGTTGGCCCTGCCCTTGCCGGAATATTGAGCTTAACAATGTATGGAAATGTAGCCCCTGTGCTTGGAGCAATAGTAATCTCACTTATCGGAACATTCCTGATTATATCTTATCTTCCCGAAAGTAAAGAGTGCGCTCCTGGGGAGCCTGAAGAAGCCGAGAAAGTAAGAAAAATCTTCAGTTATGAAATAAGGGAATGCAAAACTACGTTTGAAACGAAAAAACCTGAATTCAGGGAGATTATGAGACTTCAAAATATCCCCTATATGCTGGGACTGTACTTTCTAATCGACCTCGGTTACAATGTATTCTACACAGCTTTTCCCCTGCACGCAATTTCAACTCTCAACTGGAGTATTGCAAAAATGGGCGTTTACTTTACAGTATTGAGCGGACTTCTGATAATCGTACAGAGTACTGTACTTCCCAGGGTTTCAAGAAAATATTCGGATGCAGCTCTTATAATCTTCGGAAGCCTGATGCTCGGTACGAATTTCCTGCTTCTCATTCCTGGAAATATTTTCCTTACCTACCTTGCAGCAGGGTTTTTTGCACTTGGAGACGGACTTATGTGGCCTTCCTTTCTCTCACTCTTATCAAAAGTTGTAGGAAGAAAGTACCAGGGTACGATACAGGGGATTGCCAGCAGTTTCGGAGGCCTTGCCAGCATCACCGGACTTATCCTTGGCGGCCTTTTATATGAAAAACTTGCTGGAGCCTCTTTCCTGATTGCAGGCCTGGTAATCTACACAGTCTTTTTGCTCAACTTCCGACTCAGGCATTTTGAAGAACAAATAATTTTGAGGAACAGATAA